In one Liolophura sinensis isolate JHLJ2023 chromosome 11, CUHK_Ljap_v2, whole genome shotgun sequence genomic region, the following are encoded:
- the LOC135477415 gene encoding NADH-ubiquinone oxidoreductase 75 kDa subunit, mitochondrial-like, with product MLRLWPLWRVGSGPSNLLAVTARSKSTAVQPAPEKVEVFVNDTRVLVEPGTTVLQACAEAGVEIPRFCYHDRLSIAGNCRMCLVEVEKSPKPVASCAMPVMKGMRVKPDSPASRKAREGVMEFLLVNHPLDCPICDQGGECDLQDQSMVFGSDRSRFTDNVYSGKRAVEDKNIGPLVKTIMTRCIHCTRCIRFASEVAGVDDLGTTGRGGDMQVGTYVEKMIKSELSGNVIDLCPVGALTSKPYSFTARPWELRRIESIDVLDAIGSNIVVNTRTNEVLRILPRMNEDVNEEWISDKTRFAYDGLKRQRLTTPLVKDEHGNLVSTSWEEAFFRVAEKLNQTLGEDMAVIAGGLVDAEALVALKDMMNGIGVENLCTEESFPMDGAGTDLRSNYLLNTTISGVEEADVILLVGTNPRFEAPLFNTRIRKSWIHNDLQVALVGTQVDLTYEYEHLGDSTSVLNDLASGKHPFSKVLNSSQKPMVVVGSSALQREDSAAIHAAVTSIAQNAKSASGEDWRVLNVLQRFASQVAALDIGYKAGVSSIRNKPPKVLFLLGADGDTISRSDLPKDCFVIYQGHHGDRGATVADVVLPGAAYTEKDGTYVNTEGRAQETRLAVPPPGMAREDWKIIRALSEIVGTTLPYDKLQELRRRMTELSPNLTRYGDVEEANYFKQSEELAKLVKSTLSSNPLTPPQQKLQDFYMTDPISRASETMAKCIQAVDKADSSPY from the exons ATGCTGCGTCTCTGGCCCTTGTGGAGGGTGGGCAGTGGCCCAAGCAACCTTTTGGCTGTGACCG CACGATCCAAGTCCACTGCTGTACAGCCAGCCCCGGAGAAGGTAGAAGTGTTTGTGAATGACACACGGGTCTTGGTGGAACCTGGAACTACAGTGTTACAG GCCTGTGCTGAAGCTGGTGTGGAGATTCCCAGGTTTTGTTATCATGACCGGCTGTCTATTGCAGGCAACTGCCGCATGTGTCTGGTGGAGGTGGAAAAATCACCCAAG ccAGTGGCATCCTGCGCCATGCCTGTGATGAAGGGTATGAGAGTGAAACCAGATTCCCCAGCCTCTAGGAAAGCCAG GGAAGGGGTGATGGAATTCTTATTAGTGAACCATCCACTAGACTGTCCTATTTGTGACCAGGGGGGTGAGTGTGACTTACAG GATCAGTCCATGGTGTTTGGGAGTGACAGATCACGCTTTACCGACAATGTTTATTCAGGGAAAAG AGCTGTGGAGGATAAGAACATAGGACCTTTGGTGAAGACGATCATGACACGCTGTATACACTGCACCAGATGTATCAG GTTTGCCAGTGAAGTGGCCGGGGTTGATGACCTAGGCACGACGGGGCGTGGGGGTGACATGCAGGTGGGCACTTACGTTGAGAAGATGATCAAGTCTGAGTTATCTGGGAACGTGATAGACCTATGTCCTGTGGGGGCTCTCACCTCTAAACCATACTCCTTCACAGCCCGCCCCTGGGAACTCAG GCGTATAGAGAGTATAGACGTACTGGATGCTATAGGTAGTAACATTGTGGTCAACACCCGTACTAACGAAGTCCTCCGCATACTGCCCAGGATGAATGAG GACGTTAACGAAGAGTGGATCTCGGACAAGACCCGTTTTGCTTATGATGGCTTGAAGCGGCAGAGACTGACCACACCACTGGTCAAGGATGAGCATGGTAATCTGGTCAGCACGTCTTGGGAGGAGGCCTTCTTTAGGGTGGCAGAAAAG CTGAACCAGACATTAGGTGAGGACATGGCTGTGATAGCCGGGGGTCTGGTGGACGCTGAAGCTCTGGTTGCCCTCAAGGACATGATGAATGGGATCGGGGTGGAGAATCTGTGTACAGAGGAGAGCTTCCCCATGGACGGAGCAGG CACTGACCTTCGATCTAACTATCTGCTGAACACGACAATAAGCGGCGTAGAAGAGGCAGACGTCATTCTCCTCGTGGGCACCAATCCCCGCTTTGAGGCACCACTTTTTAACACTCGTATCAGGAAGAG CTGGATCCACAATGATCTGCAGGTGGCTCTGGTGGGAACACAGGTAGACCTCACATATGAATATGAG caCCTTGGTGACAGTACTTCTGTTCTGAATGACTTGGCCTCAGGCAAACATCCCTTCTCCAAG GTTTTAAATTCCTCTCAAAAACCAATGGTTGTTGTGGGAAGTTCAGCTCTACAACGGGAAGACAGCGCTGCCATACATGCTGCTGTAACCTCCATCGCTCAGAATGCCAAATCTGCCTCAGGAGAGGACTGGAGAGTTCTTAATGTTCTACAGCGG TTTGCATCTCAAGTGGCTGCCCTGGACATAGGTTACAAGGCAGGTGTCAGCTCTATCAGAAATAAGCCCCCTAAAGTGCTCTTCCTGCTGGGGGCAGATGGTGACACCATTTCAAGATCTGATCTCCCCAAAGAttgttttgtcatttatcaAG GTCACCATGGTGACAGGGGCGCCACAGTGGCAGACGTGGTATTGCCAGGGGCGGCGTACACAGAGAAAGATGGCACATATGTGAACACTGAGGGTCGTGCCCAGGAAACACGACTTGCTGTCCCTCCCCCAGGCATGGCTAGAGAGGACTGGAAAATCATCCGTGCTCTGTCGGAG ATTGTGGGGACGACTTTGCCATATGACAAACTTCAGGAACTACGGAGGAGGATGACAGAACTCTCCCCTAATCTTACACGATATGGAGATGTGGAGGAGGCCAACTATTTTAAACAGTCTGAAGAATTGGCTAAA CTGGTCAAGTCTACACTTTCCTCAAACCCCCTGACACCTCCACAGCAAAAACTTCAGGACTTCTACATGACAGACCCGATAAGTCGAGCCTCAGAGACGATGGCGAAGTGTATACAGGCAGTGGATAAGGCTGACAGCAGCCCGTATTAA